A DNA window from Candidatus Tanganyikabacteria bacterium contains the following coding sequences:
- a CDS encoding LysM peptidoglycan-binding domain-containing protein — protein sequence MTRPDDAAPAVGTLHYAEGGAATAPQNLGGLTRRRRELTDKLVKGWRVLLGPGEGADQVREIAAGETLTPVGTVTPSGDSLGVLKFQPVLYTHANLQEYRARRRREEQVGRFVLGVLALALTVSVSVVLFVHPTAKKTTTLTGAEPVPAPIAAPVAPAAPARVEAPRQHTIAKGDTLGAIAGRYGVKLKALLAANDLTEKATLRIGRKLLIPGTTTVVAAPPAAPVAAAPPREA from the coding sequence ATGACCAGACCCGACGACGCCGCCCCGGCCGTGGGTACCCTGCACTACGCCGAAGGCGGCGCGGCCACGGCGCCGCAGAACCTCGGGGGCCTCACCCGCCGTCGCCGGGAGCTCACCGACAAGCTGGTCAAGGGCTGGCGCGTGCTGCTGGGCCCTGGCGAGGGAGCCGACCAGGTGCGCGAAATCGCGGCCGGCGAGACCCTCACACCCGTGGGCACCGTGACGCCGTCCGGCGACAGCCTGGGAGTCCTCAAGTTCCAGCCGGTGCTCTACACGCACGCCAACTTGCAGGAGTACCGCGCCCGGCGGCGCCGCGAGGAGCAGGTCGGCCGCTTCGTCCTGGGCGTGCTGGCCCTCGCGCTGACGGTCTCGGTGAGCGTCGTGCTGTTCGTGCACCCCACCGCCAAGAAGACCACCACGCTGACCGGAGCCGAGCCCGTGCCTGCGCCCATCGCGGCCCCCGTGGCCCCGGCGGCCCCGGCGCGGGTCGAGGCGCCGCGGCAACACACCATCGCCAAGGGCGACACCCTCGGGGCGATCGCCGGGCGCTACGGCGTCAAGCTCAAGGCCCTCCTGGCCGCCAACGATCTGACCGAGAAGGCCACGCTGCGCATCGGCCGCAAGCTGCTGATCCCGGGCACCACGACGGTGGTGGCCGCGCCGCCGGCGGCACCCGTGGCCGCCGCGCCCCCGCGCGAGGC
- the rho gene encoding transcription termination factor Rho — protein MAEAAKKATAESASAVLDRDVLGTKNLAELYEIARGLNVQNYRRHKKQDLVDRILEAHEGAHDGPDQFPAGGVLEILPEGFGFIRVSNYLPSADDIHVSQAQIRRWDLWNGDSLEALVRPPKKGEKYIALTRVTAVNGHSPDVATRRIPFENLTPIYPCERIKLETSTQNISMRLMDLFNPVGKGQRALIVSPPKAGKTTILKQIANSITSNHPEIQVIALLIDERPEEVTDMRRSIQGEVVASTFDELADHHIKVAELVAEKAKRQVEVGADVVILLDSITRLARAYNNVIPPSGRTLSGGLDPNALQRPKRFFGAARKIEEGGSPTIIATALVETGSRMDDVIYEEFKGTGNSEMHLDRRLADRRIFPAIDIKRSGTRKEELLLSPDEIRKERTLRKTLEAGDTAEVTEFIADRLARTQTNREFLMAISD, from the coding sequence ATGGCAGAAGCCGCGAAGAAAGCCACGGCCGAGAGCGCATCGGCCGTGCTGGATCGCGACGTCCTGGGCACCAAGAACCTGGCCGAACTCTACGAGATCGCCCGCGGCCTCAACGTCCAGAACTACCGCCGCCACAAGAAGCAGGACCTGGTCGATCGCATCCTCGAGGCGCACGAGGGGGCGCATGACGGCCCCGACCAGTTCCCGGCCGGCGGCGTGCTCGAGATCCTGCCCGAGGGCTTCGGCTTCATCCGCGTGTCTAACTACCTCCCCTCGGCCGATGACATCCACGTCTCGCAGGCGCAGATCCGCCGCTGGGATCTGTGGAATGGCGACAGCCTCGAGGCCCTGGTGCGACCGCCCAAGAAGGGCGAGAAGTACATCGCGCTGACCCGGGTGACCGCGGTAAACGGCCATTCGCCCGACGTCGCGACCCGGCGCATCCCGTTCGAGAACCTCACGCCCATCTACCCGTGCGAACGCATCAAGCTCGAGACGTCCACCCAGAACATCTCGATGCGGCTGATGGACCTGTTCAATCCGGTCGGCAAGGGCCAGCGGGCGCTCATCGTCTCGCCGCCAAAGGCCGGCAAGACCACCATCCTCAAGCAAATCGCCAATTCCATCACCAGCAACCACCCGGAGATCCAGGTGATCGCCCTGCTCATCGACGAGCGCCCCGAGGAAGTGACCGACATGCGCCGGTCCATCCAGGGCGAGGTGGTCGCCTCCACCTTCGACGAACTGGCCGATCACCACATCAAGGTCGCCGAACTGGTCGCCGAGAAAGCCAAGCGGCAGGTCGAGGTGGGCGCTGACGTGGTCATCCTGCTCGACTCCATCACCCGCCTGGCGCGGGCCTACAACAACGTCATCCCGCCGTCGGGGCGCACGCTCTCGGGCGGCCTCGACCCCAACGCCCTCCAGCGGCCCAAGCGCTTCTTCGGCGCCGCCCGCAAGATCGAGGAGGGCGGCAGCCCCACCATCATCGCCACTGCGCTCGTGGAGACCGGGTCCCGGATGGACGACGTCATCTACGAGGAGTTCAAGGGCACCGGCAACTCCGAGATGCACCTCGATCGCCGGCTCGCCGACCGCCGGATATTCCCGGCCATCGACATCAAGCGCAGCGGCACGCGCAAGGAAGAACTGCTGCTGAGCCCCGACGAGATCCGCAAGGAGCGCACGCTCCGCAAGACCCTCGAGGCGGGCGACACCGCCGAAGTCACCGAATTCATCGCCGACAGGCTGGCGCGGACCCAGACGAATCGCGAGTTCCTCATGGCCATCAGCGACTAG
- a CDS encoding PilZ domain-containing protein: MYEGRERRKHPRIKCNLPVDLIPPDSAVPVRGTVANLSTGGMLAVLFRPIPYFGLEPYEARFRLGEIEVALRGNWEVRGNARVVALEFLPGQEQQITHVRAYIREHLMADDGPTGRTTRRVTLPRRDEAITIRRMLKQGTAGACDPYLDESLEPAKAAGGGAIRTRLAGIARILGF; this comes from the coding sequence ATGTACGAAGGACGCGAGCGCCGCAAGCACCCCCGGATCAAGTGCAACCTGCCGGTCGACCTGATTCCGCCGGATTCGGCGGTACCCGTGCGCGGCACGGTGGCCAACCTGAGCACCGGCGGCATGCTGGCCGTGCTGTTCCGGCCGATCCCCTACTTCGGGCTGGAGCCGTACGAGGCCCGGTTCAGGCTCGGCGAGATAGAGGTGGCGCTCCGGGGCAACTGGGAAGTGCGCGGCAACGCCCGCGTCGTCGCCCTCGAGTTCTTGCCCGGCCAGGAGCAGCAGATCACGCACGTCCGGGCGTACATCCGCGAGCATCTCATGGCAGACGACGGCCCCACCGGGCGCACGACGCGGCGCGTGACCCTGCCTCGCCGGGACGAAGCCATCACCATCCGCCGCATGCTCAAGCAGGGCACCGCCGGAGCGTGCGATCCGTACCTCGACGAATCGCTCGAGCCCGCCAAAGCGGCCGGCGGCGGCGCGATCCGGACGCGCCTGGCCGGGATCGCCCGCATCCTCGGCTTCTAG
- the fsa gene encoding fructose-6-phosphate aldolase gives MKLFLDTGNLSEIREAASWGVLDGVTTNPTLIAKEGDVDFVSLIKEITSLVGGPVSAETVSLDSEGMLREAREFAAWAPNVYVKVPCTIEGLKAVKQCKAEGIHTNVTLVFSSNQALLAAKAGASLVSPFIGRIDDEGWEGMSLIEEIVQIYANYDFDTEILVASVRHPVHVAQAAKLGADICTLPFKVLKQMYHHPLTDNGIKKFLQDWESRKQLAKA, from the coding sequence ATGAAGCTGTTCCTCGATACCGGCAACCTCTCCGAGATCCGCGAGGCCGCCTCCTGGGGCGTTCTCGACGGCGTGACGACCAATCCCACGCTGATCGCCAAGGAGGGCGACGTGGACTTCGTGTCGCTCATCAAGGAAATCACGAGCCTGGTCGGCGGGCCGGTGAGCGCCGAGACGGTGTCGCTGGACAGCGAAGGCATGCTGCGCGAGGCCCGCGAGTTCGCCGCCTGGGCACCAAACGTCTACGTCAAGGTGCCCTGCACCATCGAGGGCCTCAAGGCCGTCAAGCAGTGCAAGGCCGAGGGCATCCACACCAACGTGACGCTGGTGTTCAGCTCCAATCAGGCCCTCCTGGCCGCCAAGGCCGGCGCCTCGCTGGTGAGCCCCTTCATCGGCCGCATCGACGACGAGGGCTGGGAAGGCATGAGCCTCATCGAAGAGATCGTGCAGATCTACGCCAACTACGACTTCGATACCGAGATCCTCGTCGCCTCGGTGCGGCACCCGGTGCACGTCGCGCAGGCCGCCAAGCTAGGCGCCGACATCTGCACGCTGCCCTTCAAGGTCCTCAAGCAGATGTACCACCACCCGCTCACCGACAACGGCATCAAGAAGTTCCTGCAAGACTGGGAGAGCCGCAAGCAACTCGCCAAGGCGTGA
- a CDS encoding heavy-metal-associated domain-containing protein, with the protein MAETVFTVPRIKCDGCASSIRQALAPHVERVDVDIEAKQVRVALLEGGRDPEQLRAVLAEAGFPAS; encoded by the coding sequence ATGGCAGAAACCGTTTTCACCGTTCCCCGCATCAAGTGCGACGGCTGCGCGTCCAGCATCCGCCAGGCCCTGGCGCCGCATGTCGAGCGAGTCGACGTGGACATCGAGGCCAAGCAGGTCCGCGTGGCCCTGCTGGAGGGCGGCCGCGACCCCGAGCAGCTTCGCGCCGTGCTGGCGGAGGCCGGATTCCCGGCGAGCTGA
- a CDS encoding phosphate/phosphite/phosphonate ABC transporter substrate-binding protein: MRALRLAVALAAALAVAPPAAAAVKPTTLMVGFAPWENPGEIHRIADQVTRLLARELGMKVEPRVATDYAGVVEAMRAGRVHVAFYPPAAYVLAEKRAGARVILKSLFKGKSAYYSAIITRKDSGVASLADLKGKTFAFVDPSSTSGSIYPRVMLLNAGIKPERDFRQVINAGGHDSVVLAVFNGRVDAGACYANDPQGQQAAWTMPNLLKGDAERDQIKVLAYSKPIPADNIAVRSDLDPALVEKLKRVFLQLSATPEGRERIRKLYKVDGFTSAAPADYDPVREAFAKVGFKLEK, translated from the coding sequence ATGCGCGCGCTGCGCCTCGCCGTTGCCCTCGCCGCGGCCCTTGCGGTGGCCCCCCCGGCCGCGGCCGCAGTGAAGCCCACGACCCTCATGGTCGGTTTCGCGCCCTGGGAGAACCCGGGCGAGATCCACCGCATCGCCGACCAGGTGACCAGGCTCCTCGCGCGGGAGCTGGGAATGAAGGTCGAGCCGCGCGTCGCCACCGACTACGCCGGGGTGGTGGAGGCCATGCGGGCGGGCCGCGTGCACGTCGCCTTCTACCCGCCCGCCGCCTACGTCCTGGCCGAGAAGCGCGCCGGGGCGCGCGTGATCCTCAAGTCCCTCTTCAAGGGCAAGAGCGCCTACTACTCGGCGATCATCACCCGCAAGGACTCAGGCGTGGCGTCGCTGGCCGATCTCAAGGGCAAGACCTTCGCGTTCGTCGATCCGAGTTCGACCTCGGGGAGCATCTACCCGCGGGTGATGCTGCTCAATGCCGGGATCAAGCCGGAGCGCGACTTCCGGCAGGTGATCAACGCGGGCGGGCACGATTCGGTGGTACTGGCGGTGTTCAACGGGCGCGTGGACGCCGGCGCGTGCTACGCCAACGACCCGCAGGGCCAGCAGGCCGCCTGGACGATGCCCAACCTCCTGAAGGGCGACGCCGAGCGGGATCAGATCAAAGTGCTGGCCTACTCGAAGCCCATCCCGGCGGACAATATCGCCGTGCGCAGCGATCTCGATCCGGCGCTGGTCGAGAAGCTCAAGAGGGTGTTCCTCCAGCTCTCCGCGACGCCGGAGGGGCGCGAGCGTATCCGCAAGCTGTACAAGGTGGACGGCTTCACGTCGGCCGCGCCGGCCGACTACGATCCCGTCCGGGAAGCCTTCGCCAAGGTGGGCTTCAAGCTGGAGAAATGA
- a CDS encoding YraN family protein, with translation MRNSPDNNYERGAPGSPAPAGRLGRPVPRPGPRQILGRQGEDLAASALEAAGLEIVARNVRTRLGEVDLVARDGRATVFVEVKTRRGDRYGTGADAITWRKQERMRRLAAAYLGPALQSTAVRFDVVDVALRPGAEPAIRHIRGAF, from the coding sequence ATGCGCAACTCGCCTGACAACAACTACGAGCGTGGGGCTCCCGGGTCCCCGGCACCCGCCGGGCGCCTGGGCCGACCCGTGCCCCGTCCCGGCCCGCGGCAGATCCTGGGCCGGCAGGGAGAGGATCTGGCCGCTTCCGCACTGGAAGCCGCAGGCCTCGAAATCGTAGCACGAAACGTCCGGACGCGGCTCGGCGAGGTCGATCTGGTGGCGCGCGACGGCCGCGCCACGGTTTTCGTCGAGGTCAAGACCCGGCGCGGCGACCGCTACGGCACGGGCGCCGACGCCATCACCTGGCGCAAACAGGAGCGCATGCGACGCCTGGCCGCCGCGTACCTGGGGCCCGCCCTCCAGTCCACCGCCGTGCGCTTCGACGTGGTGGACGTGGCGCTGCGCCCGGGAGCCGAGCCGGCCATCCGCCACATCCGGGGCGCATTCTAG
- a CDS encoding iron ABC transporter permease, with translation MVSEFQAKVEGNPRRPWPWSVQLLSLALVLLLASGLAVLLGAVRIPAQELLNLITGQPVEPTVRTIVMDLRLPRLLLAIGAGAGLAAAGVAWQGVLRNPLADPYLIGVSAGGALGAGIAMAFDWRGPAGASLVPTAAFAGSLGSIALVYVIGGTGRIRLERLLLAGVALTSFLSAILAGLLTWRADRIPPMHFWLMGSVAPPRGWADLAREAPYLLVGLVLLFALSGPLNVLQLGPDRARALGVDPRMAEKALIGAAALVTAAVVSTCGMIGFVGLVVPHVARQLVGPDLRRALPTAALAGAALLVLADVVARLIGEVPVGVVTAFLGAPFFLALLLRGDKS, from the coding sequence ATGGTTTCGGAGTTCCAGGCCAAGGTCGAAGGCAATCCGCGGCGCCCCTGGCCATGGAGCGTGCAGCTCCTCTCGCTTGCGCTGGTGCTGCTCCTGGCGTCCGGATTGGCCGTACTGCTCGGCGCCGTGCGGATTCCAGCCCAGGAACTGCTGAATCTTATCACGGGCCAGCCGGTCGAGCCAACGGTGCGTACCATCGTCATGGATCTGCGGCTGCCGCGGCTGCTGCTGGCGATCGGCGCCGGGGCCGGCCTCGCCGCTGCCGGGGTCGCGTGGCAGGGGGTGCTGCGCAACCCCCTGGCCGACCCGTATCTCATCGGCGTATCGGCCGGCGGCGCCCTGGGGGCGGGGATCGCGATGGCTTTCGACTGGCGCGGGCCCGCCGGCGCCTCGCTGGTGCCCACGGCCGCCTTCGCCGGCTCCCTCGGCTCCATCGCCCTGGTGTACGTCATCGGCGGCACCGGCCGGATCCGGCTGGAACGCCTGCTGCTGGCCGGCGTGGCCCTCACCAGCTTCCTCTCGGCGATACTCGCCGGCCTGCTGACCTGGCGGGCCGATCGCATCCCGCCCATGCACTTCTGGCTGATGGGTAGCGTCGCGCCGCCGCGCGGCTGGGCCGACCTGGCCCGCGAGGCGCCGTACCTGCTGGTCGGCCTGGTATTGCTCTTCGCGCTCTCGGGCCCCCTCAACGTGCTGCAACTCGGCCCCGACCGGGCGCGCGCGCTGGGCGTCGATCCCCGCATGGCCGAGAAGGCGCTTATCGGCGCGGCCGCCCTGGTGACCGCGGCGGTCGTGTCCACCTGCGGCATGATCGGCTTCGTGGGCCTGGTGGTGCCCCACGTGGCCCGCCAACTGGTCGGTCCCGACCTGCGCCGCGCCCTGCCCACCGCCGCCCTGGCGGGGGCCGCCCTGCTCGTGCTGGCCGACGTCGTGGCGCGGCTGATCGGCGAGGTGCCGGTCGGGGTCGTCACGGCTTTCCTGGGCGCGCCGTTCTTCCTGGCGCTCTTGCTGCGGGGCGACAAGTCGTGA
- a CDS encoding ABC transporter ATP-binding protein produces the protein MSLLSVSNLVAGYEGPPVLGGVNLDVAPGEFVGLIGPNGAGKSTLLAVLTGALQPAGGEVRLLDRPLARWKHRERAKVVAHMPQDAGEDDGFTVAQLVDFGRTPHRGAFAFEASETDRRICARALDRAGAGIWAERRLGTLSGGQRQRVRVALALAQEPLLLLADEPTTALDLAGQVELMTLLADLAHGGLGIVAVLHDLNLAAQFCDRLVLLCGGRVLAEGPPGQVITEDAIALAYGAAVQVAFHPQTGAPYLLPRVAINRPARSRRVHVVAGGGSGRRLIPALWGMGFDVSVGVLNALDSDLEVAASCGVPTLAEAPFAAVSPENARLLAERLESADAIVVAACDFGPGNLANLEAVRHARGRVYLLEPPLIEPRDHAGGAATALYQEIKRRGAEVATEDELLLKFKRATTRGLDGGTFPVREA, from the coding sequence GTGAGCCTCCTGTCGGTCAGCAACCTGGTCGCCGGCTACGAGGGCCCGCCGGTGCTGGGCGGCGTCAACCTGGACGTGGCGCCGGGCGAATTCGTCGGGCTCATCGGGCCCAACGGCGCGGGCAAGTCCACCCTCCTGGCGGTACTCACCGGCGCGTTGCAACCGGCCGGCGGGGAGGTGCGCCTGCTCGATCGGCCCCTCGCGCGCTGGAAGCATCGCGAGCGCGCCAAGGTCGTGGCCCACATGCCCCAGGACGCCGGCGAGGACGACGGGTTCACCGTCGCGCAACTGGTGGATTTCGGCCGCACGCCGCACCGCGGCGCTTTCGCCTTCGAGGCCTCCGAGACCGACAGGCGCATCTGCGCCCGAGCGCTGGATCGCGCCGGCGCGGGCATCTGGGCGGAGCGGCGGCTGGGCACGCTGTCGGGCGGCCAGCGGCAACGGGTGCGCGTGGCCCTCGCCCTCGCCCAGGAACCGCTGCTCCTGCTTGCCGACGAGCCCACCACGGCGCTGGATCTCGCCGGCCAGGTCGAACTCATGACCTTGCTGGCCGATCTGGCCCACGGGGGCCTGGGCATCGTGGCGGTGCTGCACGATCTCAACCTGGCGGCGCAGTTCTGCGATCGGCTCGTGTTGCTTTGCGGCGGGCGCGTCCTGGCCGAGGGCCCGCCCGGCCAGGTGATCACCGAGGATGCCATCGCCCTGGCCTACGGAGCGGCCGTGCAGGTGGCGTTCCATCCCCAGACGGGCGCCCCCTACCTGCTGCCGCGGGTCGCCATCAACCGGCCGGCGCGGTCGCGGCGCGTGCACGTCGTCGCGGGCGGCGGGTCCGGCCGGCGGCTGATCCCCGCGCTCTGGGGCATGGGCTTCGACGTGTCGGTGGGCGTGCTCAACGCCCTGGATTCGGACCTGGAAGTCGCCGCCTCCTGCGGCGTGCCGACGCTCGCCGAGGCGCCCTTCGCCGCCGTGTCGCCCGAGAACGCCCGGCTGCTGGCCGAACGCCTGGAGAGCGCCGACGCTATCGTCGTCGCGGCGTGCGATTTCGGCCCGGGCAACCTGGCCAACCTCGAGGCGGTGCGCCACGCCCGGGGGCGGGTGTACCTCCTGGAGCCGCCGCTGATCGAGCCGCGCGACCATGCCGGCGGGGCGGCGACCGCGCTCTACCAGGAGATCAAGCGGCGCGGCGCGGAAGTCGCGACCGAGGACGAACTGCTGCTCAAGTTCAAGCGCGCCACCACGCGCGGCCTCGACGGCGGAACTTTTCCTGTGCGCGAGGCGTAG